In a single window of the Arthrobacter zhangbolii genome:
- a CDS encoding MDR family MFS transporter — MSVSPALQDARAEAEAAAKRKHREVLQALTGLLLGMFVSMLASTVVSTSLPVIISDLDGDQAAFTWVVTATLLATAVSTPVWGKLADLLNRKVLVQLALIIFIVASAAAGFAQNTDWLIAMRVIQGIGAGGLGALTQIIMADIISPRERGRYMGLFGAVMALSTVGGPLIGGVITDFANWRWNFYIAVPLAAVALFMIQKTLHLPALKKRKVTIDYAGIVLLAASVSVLLIWVSLVGTDFDWISAATAWMVGGSLVGLAAFVAVELKSSEPLIPLTLFRNRTFTFSVIGSLAVGVAMFGTSVFLSQYMQLARGASATMSGIMTIPMMGGLLVVSTIVGKMITKTGKWKAYVVSGSVILTVALVLMGTIEYDTNFWLVSLYMFLLGAGVGMVMQNLVLVVQNDVPTRDLGVASSGINFFRTIGGTIGVSALGAVLATQVTDRMAQKQGELMGAIAALGDQGKDIAASLASGSIPAVSALPESVRVIVESVYGSSVAHIFMIAAPLGVLTLLAVLFLPNLELGSMTRHEKMQAEESAKAAATAVSGAPALETPEETPGDTAARIASDAEAAAGQNPDLPAGKRGN; from the coding sequence ATGTCCGTCTCCCCTGCCCTGCAGGATGCCCGCGCCGAGGCCGAAGCCGCGGCCAAACGCAAACACCGCGAAGTCCTTCAGGCCCTGACCGGCCTGCTGTTGGGCATGTTCGTCTCGATGCTGGCCAGCACCGTGGTGAGCACCTCGCTGCCGGTGATCATTTCCGACCTCGACGGCGACCAGGCGGCCTTCACCTGGGTGGTCACCGCCACCCTGCTGGCCACTGCGGTTTCCACCCCGGTCTGGGGCAAGCTCGCGGATCTGCTCAACCGCAAGGTCCTGGTGCAGCTGGCACTGATCATCTTCATCGTGGCCAGTGCAGCAGCCGGTTTCGCGCAGAACACCGACTGGCTGATTGCCATGCGCGTGATCCAGGGCATCGGTGCCGGCGGACTCGGCGCACTGACGCAGATCATCATGGCGGACATCATCTCCCCGCGTGAACGCGGCCGCTACATGGGCCTGTTCGGTGCGGTGATGGCCCTCTCCACCGTGGGCGGACCGCTGATCGGCGGCGTCATCACTGACTTCGCCAACTGGCGCTGGAACTTCTACATCGCGGTGCCGCTGGCCGCCGTCGCACTGTTCATGATCCAGAAGACCCTGCACCTTCCCGCTTTGAAGAAGCGCAAGGTCACCATCGACTACGCCGGCATTGTGCTGCTCGCGGCATCGGTGTCCGTGCTGCTGATCTGGGTCTCCCTGGTCGGCACCGACTTTGATTGGATCAGTGCCGCCACCGCCTGGATGGTCGGCGGCTCCCTCGTGGGCCTGGCCGCCTTCGTGGCCGTCGAGCTGAAGTCCTCCGAGCCGCTGATTCCGCTCACACTGTTCCGCAACCGCACCTTCACCTTCTCTGTGATCGGTTCCCTCGCCGTCGGCGTGGCCATGTTCGGCACCTCCGTGTTCCTGTCCCAGTACATGCAGCTGGCCCGCGGCGCTTCAGCAACAATGTCCGGCATCATGACCATTCCGATGATGGGCGGATTGCTGGTCGTCTCCACCATTGTGGGCAAGATGATCACCAAGACCGGCAAGTGGAAGGCCTACGTGGTTTCCGGGTCGGTCATCCTCACCGTGGCTCTGGTGCTGATGGGCACCATTGAATACGACACCAACTTCTGGCTGGTTTCGCTCTACATGTTCCTGCTTGGCGCCGGCGTCGGCATGGTCATGCAGAACCTGGTCCTGGTGGTGCAGAACGATGTGCCCACCCGCGACCTCGGCGTGGCCAGCTCCGGCATCAACTTCTTCCGCACCATCGGCGGCACCATCGGCGTCTCCGCACTCGGCGCCGTGCTGGCCACCCAGGTCACCGACCGGATGGCACAAAAGCAGGGCGAGCTGATGGGCGCCATTGCCGCCCTCGGCGACCAGGGCAAGGACATTGCTGCCTCCCTGGCCTCCGGCAGCATTCCAGCGGTCAGCGCCCTGCCTGAATCGGTGCGCGTGATTGTGGAATCGGTTTACGGCTCGTCGGTGGCGCACATCTTTATGATTGCCGCCCCGCTGGGCGTGCTAACTCTGCTCGCCGTGCTGTTCCTGCCGAACCTGGAACTAGGCAGCATGACGCGCCACGAAAAAATGCAGGCCGAAGAATCCGCCAAAGCCGCCGCCACTGCAGTCAGCGGTGCGCCCGCCCTTGAAACACCGGAGGAAACTCCGGGCGACACCGCCGCCCGCATAGCTTCCGACGCCGAGGCAGCCGCCGGACAGAATCCGGACCTTCCGGCCGGAAAGCGGGGGAACTAG
- a CDS encoding MarR family winged helix-turn-helix transcriptional regulator, with product MTDVPADPAALGELMHSAFRGLRKRWMFQLAPFELTPHQFRALNAVGRAADQAGSPEGAAPGLRLKELAERLHIAPRSATEVVDQLTAKGLVDRSAHPADRRATLLTLTGAGEELREKVLADRKREADEFFSVLEPGDRAELARILGELVPVKRNTDT from the coding sequence ATGACTGATGTCCCTGCCGATCCGGCCGCCTTGGGTGAACTGATGCACTCCGCGTTCCGGGGCCTGCGGAAGCGATGGATGTTCCAGCTGGCACCGTTCGAGCTGACTCCGCACCAGTTCCGGGCGCTAAACGCTGTCGGCCGGGCGGCGGATCAGGCTGGAAGCCCCGAAGGTGCCGCACCCGGTCTGCGCCTGAAGGAGCTGGCCGAGCGGCTGCACATCGCGCCGCGCTCGGCTACAGAGGTGGTGGATCAGCTCACCGCCAAAGGGCTGGTGGACCGCAGCGCCCACCCCGCGGACCGGCGGGCCACCCTGCTGACGCTGACCGGTGCGGGGGAGGAGCTGCGCGAAAAGGTGCTGGCGGATCGCAAGCGCGAGGCGGACGAGTTCTTCTCGGTACTGGAGCCGGGGGACCGGGCCGAGCTCGCCCGGATCCTGGGGGAGCTGGTGCCGGTAAAGAGAAACACGGATACGTGA
- a CDS encoding ABC transporter ATP-binding protein gives MVIPGIDTGRPGGGSGAPRGERAAGTPGGGRGPAKLNPADKKQLKQHPVSLRRIAALFAPHKGTIAVVVLLISASSVVNLAQPFLVRGVIDNALPQQDIRLLAVLTASMVAVAAVTAVIGVVQTWLATKMGQRVMHTLRVNLFTHLQAQSLGFFTRTRGGEVQSRLTHDISGMQSVVTTTATGVASNLTTAVATAVAMVALSPGLSLISLVVLPPAIWLSRRVAKIRREVTDERQRELAALHTQVEEGLSVSGVRLAKTLGTGPRDAERFRNRSEKLVGLELRSQLAGRWRMATMQMVFAAIPAVIYLAAGFPATSGGMTIGTLVAFTGLQGAIFRPVMGLLNIGVQWVTALAFFSRIFEYLDLVPGIRPAAKPVRLDPATVRGEVRFEGVRFAYDDGAEVLHGIDLTLPAGTSTAVVGSTGSGKSTLASLLPRLNDATAGTVLIDGVDVREIAPGDLARIVGVVSQETYLIHASVRENLLLADPDATDEQLWSALAAARMADTVGALPEGLDTLVGARGHRFSGGEQQRLAIARTILRNPPVLVLDEATSALDNTTEAQVQAALERLAAGRTTLTIAHRLSTVENADQVVVLDAGRIVERGAPAELRAGDGPYARLAAHSAGLEDAAPAGGALQPGH, from the coding sequence ATGGTTATACCCGGCATCGACACGGGCCGTCCCGGCGGCGGATCAGGTGCACCCCGCGGCGAGCGCGCAGCAGGCACACCAGGCGGTGGCCGCGGTCCCGCAAAGCTCAACCCGGCGGATAAAAAACAGCTGAAACAGCACCCCGTCTCCCTGCGCCGTATCGCGGCGCTTTTCGCCCCGCACAAGGGAACCATCGCCGTCGTTGTGCTGCTCATCAGTGCTTCCTCCGTGGTCAACCTGGCCCAGCCGTTCCTGGTCCGAGGGGTGATCGACAACGCGCTGCCGCAGCAGGACATCCGGCTGCTGGCCGTCCTGACCGCCTCCATGGTGGCGGTTGCCGCCGTGACCGCCGTGATCGGCGTCGTGCAGACCTGGCTGGCCACCAAAATGGGCCAGCGCGTAATGCACACCCTGCGCGTGAACCTCTTTACCCATCTGCAGGCGCAGTCGCTGGGCTTTTTCACCCGGACCCGCGGCGGGGAGGTGCAGTCCCGGCTCACGCACGACATTTCCGGCATGCAGTCAGTGGTCACCACCACCGCCACCGGAGTCGCCTCCAACCTCACGACGGCGGTGGCCACCGCCGTCGCAATGGTCGCCCTCTCCCCCGGGCTGAGCCTGATCTCGCTGGTGGTGCTGCCGCCGGCCATCTGGCTCTCCCGCCGGGTCGCGAAGATCCGCCGCGAGGTCACCGACGAACGCCAGCGCGAACTGGCCGCCCTGCACACGCAGGTGGAGGAAGGCCTCTCCGTTTCCGGCGTGCGCCTGGCCAAAACCCTGGGCACCGGTCCGCGGGATGCGGAGCGGTTCCGCAACCGTTCCGAAAAACTGGTGGGACTGGAACTGCGCAGCCAGCTGGCCGGGCGCTGGCGGATGGCCACCATGCAGATGGTCTTCGCCGCGATTCCCGCAGTCATTTACCTGGCCGCAGGCTTCCCGGCCACCAGCGGCGGCATGACCATCGGCACCCTGGTCGCCTTCACCGGCCTGCAGGGAGCCATCTTCCGTCCGGTGATGGGCCTGCTGAACATCGGTGTGCAGTGGGTGACGGCCCTGGCGTTCTTCAGCCGGATCTTTGAATATCTGGACCTGGTCCCGGGGATCCGGCCTGCCGCGAAGCCTGTCCGGCTGGATCCCGCCACGGTGCGCGGTGAGGTCCGGTTCGAGGGGGTGCGCTTCGCGTACGACGACGGCGCGGAGGTCCTGCACGGCATCGACCTGACGCTTCCGGCCGGGACATCCACCGCCGTCGTCGGATCCACCGGCTCCGGCAAGAGCACCCTCGCCTCGCTGCTGCCGCGGCTCAACGACGCTACCGCCGGCACGGTGCTCATTGACGGTGTGGACGTACGTGAGATAGCGCCCGGGGACCTGGCCCGGATTGTCGGCGTCGTTTCCCAGGAGACCTATCTGATCCACGCCTCGGTGCGGGAGAACCTGCTCCTGGCCGATCCCGACGCCACCGATGAGCAGCTGTGGTCCGCCCTGGCCGCCGCCCGGATGGCCGATACCGTGGGTGCCCTGCCCGAGGGCCTGGACACCCTGGTGGGTGCACGCGGCCACCGCTTCTCCGGCGGCGAGCAGCAGCGCCTGGCGATTGCCCGCACCATCCTGCGCAATCCTCCGGTGCTGGTGCTGGACGAGGCCACCTCGGCGCTGGACAACACCACCGAAGCGCAGGTTCAGGCCGCGCTGGAGCGGCTCGCTGCCGGGCGGACCACACTGACCATTGCGCACCGGCTCTCCACCGTGGAGAACGCGGACCAGGTGGTAGTGCTCGACGCCGGCCGGATCGTGGAGCGCGGCGCCCCGGCCGAGCTGCGGGCCGGGGACGGCCCGTATGCCCGCCTGGCCGCGCACAGTGCCGGGCTGGAGGATGCCGCACCGGCAGGCGGGGCACTGCAGCCCGGGCATTAA
- a CDS encoding MarR family winged helix-turn-helix transcriptional regulator, whose amino-acid sequence MTAPAPGEAAAKSSIEEVERQFAHMLAAARRTFKESALAVHPSLQPLGFTVLMTLYQGAECQQGAVAETLQVDKALLSRTVSQLESLGLVCRRSDPADGRAQLLTLTAEGRARFESAHSAKRSRLRDRLETWHPDEVERLSELLNKLNERD is encoded by the coding sequence ATGACGGCGCCGGCTCCCGGGGAGGCCGCTGCGAAGTCCTCGATCGAGGAGGTGGAGCGTCAGTTCGCGCACATGCTGGCGGCTGCGCGGCGCACCTTCAAGGAATCCGCCCTGGCCGTGCACCCTTCGCTGCAGCCGTTGGGCTTCACTGTCCTGATGACCCTTTACCAGGGTGCGGAATGCCAGCAGGGTGCCGTGGCGGAAACATTGCAGGTGGATAAGGCACTCCTGAGCCGCACCGTTTCCCAGCTTGAATCGCTGGGACTGGTATGCCGGCGCTCCGACCCCGCTGATGGAAGGGCGCAGCTGCTGACCCTGACGGCCGAGGGGCGGGCCCGGTTCGAGTCCGCCCACTCCGCCAAGCGCTCCCGGCTGCGGGACCGGCTGGAAACCTGGCACCCCGACGAGGTGGAGCGGCTCTCGGAGCTGTTGAACAAGCTCAACGAGCGGGACTAG
- a CDS encoding DUF2254 domain-containing protein, with translation MAKPVHGATTVPPDPRGPEPRLRFSREGLRASLWFWPSCASLAALVVSLLLMQVRPGDDAAWAQWIWPAGVEAASSLLQTVATSVMTAATVTFSLTVVALQLASQQFSPRLLREFARDVRTQAVLGVLLGTFLVSITGLHGMDPGRPVPVLVVGLVYVLGIASGIVLLLFIGHIARSLRVDTMMRNAHQGCLTVLRETYPLSETGEVQEFEQPEGGTLVSVGRSGIVQAVEWKPLMTVLQQHRLSMRVMVQPGDHVTFGSPVARVWADDGGEVTLPAVRKALAEALEIGYERTPEQDAALGLRQLTDIAVKAISPSINDPITAAHAAGYCADLLVDLQRRRLGAEAHRDAEGVQRLVTEGRDYRYFLDLVCGPVRRYAQSEPIVLTAVLRLLRDCAATAVNDGQREEIRRQNSLVLETVRGEMVVADEEEIRDMGRRVEEALAGDLDAAFTDRAGETRSV, from the coding sequence ATGGCTAAGCCCGTCCACGGTGCAACCACCGTTCCGCCCGATCCCCGTGGCCCGGAGCCGCGGCTCCGGTTCTCGCGGGAGGGGCTGCGTGCGTCCTTATGGTTTTGGCCCAGCTGCGCCTCGCTTGCAGCGCTCGTGGTGTCCCTGTTGCTAATGCAGGTCCGCCCTGGGGATGACGCTGCCTGGGCGCAGTGGATCTGGCCCGCCGGCGTCGAGGCCGCGTCCAGTCTGCTGCAGACTGTGGCCACCAGTGTGATGACCGCGGCCACTGTGACGTTCTCGCTCACTGTGGTGGCGCTGCAGCTGGCCTCACAGCAGTTCTCTCCGCGGTTGCTGCGTGAGTTTGCCCGGGATGTGCGCACCCAGGCGGTCCTGGGTGTACTGCTCGGCACATTCCTGGTCAGCATCACCGGGCTGCACGGGATGGATCCGGGCCGGCCGGTGCCGGTGCTGGTGGTCGGTCTGGTCTACGTGCTGGGCATAGCCTCCGGGATTGTGCTGCTGCTGTTCATTGGGCATATTGCCCGCTCGCTGCGCGTGGACACCATGATGCGCAACGCGCACCAGGGTTGCCTGACGGTCCTGCGGGAAACCTATCCGCTCTCCGAAACGGGTGAGGTGCAGGAATTTGAGCAGCCCGAGGGCGGAACGCTGGTGTCCGTGGGGCGCAGCGGTATTGTGCAGGCCGTGGAGTGGAAACCGCTGATGACGGTATTGCAGCAGCACCGGTTGAGCATGCGGGTGATGGTTCAGCCGGGTGACCATGTCACCTTCGGGTCACCGGTGGCGCGGGTGTGGGCCGACGACGGCGGGGAGGTGACGCTGCCGGCGGTGCGCAAGGCGCTGGCGGAGGCCTTGGAGATTGGTTATGAGCGGACGCCGGAGCAGGATGCGGCTCTCGGGCTGCGGCAGCTGACCGATATTGCGGTGAAAGCCATTTCTCCCAGCATCAACGATCCCATTACTGCAGCCCATGCCGCCGGTTATTGCGCGGATCTGCTGGTGGATCTGCAACGCCGCAGGCTGGGCGCTGAAGCGCACCGTGATGCCGAGGGGGTGCAGCGGCTGGTCACGGAGGGCCGGGACTACCGGTACTTCCTGGACCTGGTCTGCGGTCCGGTGCGCCGCTATGCCCAGTCGGAACCGATTGTGCTGACGGCGGTGCTGCGCCTGCTGCGGGACTGCGCCGCCACGGCCGTCAACGACGGGCAGCGGGAGGAAATCCGCCGGCAGAATTCGCTGGTGCTGGAGACTGTCCGCGGCGAAATGGTGGTGGCTGATGAGGAGGAGATCCGCGATATGGGCCGTCGGGTCGAGGAGGCCCTAGCCGGAGACCTTGACGCTGCCTTCACTGACCGGGCCGGAGAAACCCGGTCAGTGTGA
- a CDS encoding MBL fold metallo-hydrolase yields the protein MLLERIYDEDLAQASYFIGCQRKGEAVVVDARRDIDTYLELAAANGMRIVAVTETHIHADYLSGTRELAAATGAEMYVSGEGGEDWQYRFAAERLHDGDAISIGNIMLKAVHTPGHTPEHLSFLVTDGAFSKDPGYLLSGDFVFSGDLGRPDLLDEAAGGVDTRFEGARQIFRSLQEKFVTLPDHVQVYPGHGSGSACGKALGALPSTTVGYERLYAWWGPYVEAGDEQGFVDELLNGQPDAHAYFGRMKRENRQGPDVMGERPDLEELASDDVAGRLAQDSITFVDTRPHTAVHERTVTGSVNIPAGKKTASFGAWAVDPETDDRPLVLLAEDGAAAREMWDHLVRVGIDRVAGYTTSLDGLPTTTPKRISPEELENFDTALVLDVRNKTEHADGHIPGSDQLSAGRVLWNLDQLPADGAIVTYCQSGVRNSVAASALRRAGFDVVELEGSYAGWSQWKAAQPA from the coding sequence ATGCTGCTCGAACGCATCTATGACGAGGACCTGGCCCAGGCGAGCTATTTCATCGGCTGCCAGCGCAAGGGCGAAGCTGTCGTCGTTGACGCCCGCCGGGACATCGACACCTATTTGGAACTTGCTGCCGCCAACGGCATGCGCATCGTGGCAGTGACGGAAACCCATATCCACGCCGATTACCTCTCCGGCACGCGGGAACTGGCTGCCGCCACCGGCGCCGAAATGTACGTTTCCGGCGAAGGCGGAGAGGACTGGCAGTACCGCTTCGCGGCGGAGCGCCTCCATGACGGCGACGCCATCAGCATTGGCAACATCATGCTGAAGGCAGTGCACACCCCCGGCCACACCCCGGAACACCTGTCCTTCCTGGTCACCGACGGCGCCTTCAGCAAGGACCCCGGCTACCTGCTCTCGGGCGACTTCGTGTTCTCCGGCGACCTGGGCCGTCCGGACCTGCTGGATGAGGCCGCCGGCGGCGTCGACACCCGTTTCGAGGGTGCTCGGCAGATTTTCCGCAGCCTGCAGGAGAAGTTCGTGACCCTGCCGGACCATGTCCAGGTCTACCCCGGCCACGGCTCCGGCAGCGCCTGCGGCAAGGCCCTGGGCGCGCTCCCGTCCACCACAGTGGGCTACGAACGGCTGTATGCCTGGTGGGGTCCGTACGTTGAAGCCGGCGACGAGCAGGGTTTTGTGGACGAGCTGCTCAACGGACAGCCCGACGCCCACGCCTACTTCGGCCGGATGAAGCGTGAAAACCGCCAGGGTCCGGACGTTATGGGCGAGCGCCCTGACCTGGAAGAGCTCGCGTCCGACGACGTCGCCGGCCGGCTCGCACAGGACAGCATCACCTTCGTAGACACCCGGCCGCACACTGCAGTGCATGAGCGAACCGTCACCGGTTCAGTGAATATCCCCGCAGGCAAAAAAACCGCCAGCTTCGGCGCCTGGGCAGTGGATCCGGAAACGGATGACCGCCCGCTGGTGCTGCTGGCCGAGGACGGCGCCGCCGCGCGGGAAATGTGGGACCACCTGGTCCGCGTGGGCATTGACCGCGTGGCCGGCTACACCACCAGCCTGGACGGACTGCCGACCACCACGCCGAAGCGGATCAGCCCGGAGGAACTGGAGAACTTCGACACCGCCCTGGTGCTGGACGTCCGCAACAAGACCGAACACGCGGACGGACATATTCCCGGATCAGACCAGCTCAGTGCCGGCCGGGTGCTGTGGAACCTGGATCAGCTGCCAGCAGACGGCGCCATCGTGACTTACTGCCAGAGCGGGGTGCGCAACTCCGTGGCCGCGAGCGCCCTGCGCCGCGCCGGCTTCGACGTCGTTGAGCTTGAAGGCAGCTACGCAGGCTGGTCGCAGTGGAAGGCCGCGCAGCCGGCCTAA
- a CDS encoding rhodanese-like domain-containing protein — protein sequence MASALPAVSELDAEALLEMTGNSEDLVIIDVRSAAEFESLHIRGSYNVPLPLLSEHTGTLAERLGGSVVLVCQSGVRAEQARGHLAGAGVERAMVLNGGVPAFAAAGGEVVRGAQRWSLERQVRMAAGTLVVAGLAGGRFVSPKVRFLAGGIGAGLAFSAATNTCAMGQVLAKMPWNKTAAEPTAQSAIGQLPASR from the coding sequence ATGGCCTCCGCACTTCCCGCCGTATCCGAACTCGACGCCGAAGCATTGCTGGAAATGACCGGCAACTCTGAAGATCTGGTCATCATCGATGTCCGCTCCGCTGCCGAATTTGAATCCCTGCACATCCGCGGTTCCTACAACGTGCCCCTTCCCCTGCTCTCCGAGCACACCGGCACACTGGCCGAGCGCCTCGGTGGCAGCGTAGTGCTCGTCTGCCAATCCGGAGTCCGTGCCGAACAGGCACGCGGGCACCTGGCAGGCGCCGGCGTCGAGCGCGCAATGGTCCTCAATGGCGGTGTACCCGCCTTTGCCGCCGCCGGCGGCGAGGTTGTCCGCGGCGCCCAGCGCTGGTCGCTGGAACGCCAGGTCCGCATGGCGGCAGGCACGCTCGTTGTTGCCGGGCTTGCCGGGGGCCGGTTCGTTTCCCCCAAGGTCCGCTTCCTTGCCGGAGGGATCGGTGCCGGGCTGGCCTTCTCGGCCGCAACCAATACCTGTGCCATGGGCCAGGTCCTGGCCAAGATGCCTTGGAACAAGACTGCCGCCGAGCCCACCGCACAGTCCGCCATCGGGCAGCTGCCCGCTTCCCGCTAG
- a CDS encoding VOC family protein: protein MAIARNPTTVLDCPDAVALATFYGALLDWKVNLHEDGPDGDWTDIADDATGQRYCFQQVENYTPPVWPEQDIPQQMHIDVDVDDLDEGEAAVLLLGATKHAYQPGKSFRVFLDPAGHPFCLCQG, encoded by the coding sequence ATGGCTATTGCACGCAACCCCACCACTGTCCTTGACTGCCCCGACGCGGTTGCCCTCGCCACCTTCTACGGTGCCCTGCTCGACTGGAAGGTGAACCTGCACGAGGATGGCCCGGACGGCGACTGGACGGACATCGCCGACGACGCCACCGGCCAGCGCTACTGCTTCCAGCAGGTGGAGAACTACACCCCGCCGGTTTGGCCCGAACAGGACATTCCGCAGCAGATGCACATTGACGTGGACGTTGATGACCTGGATGAGGGAGAAGCCGCCGTGCTGCTCCTCGGCGCCACCAAGCACGCGTATCAGCCGGGGAAAAGCTTCCGGGTCTTCCTGGATCCGGCCGGGCACCCGTTCTGCCTCTGCCAGGGCTAA
- a CDS encoding sulfite exporter TauE/SafE family protein — protein sequence MTLALAATLLLSVLIGLSLGLLGGGGSILTVPILTYVAGLSPREAIASSLFVVGVTSAVSAIGHARKGRVKWRTGLIFGAAGMVGAFGGGLLGGRIPGTILMIAFALMMVATSAAMIRGRKTVKAAGDGELRVGKVIFEGLVVGLVTGLVGAGGGFLVVPALALLGGLSMPVAVGTSLVVIAMKSFAGLGGYLTTVSLNWPLIAAVTVAAILGSLIGARLAGRIPEAALRRGFGIFVLVMGIFVLAQELLGLR from the coding sequence ATGACCCTCGCCCTCGCGGCAACCCTGTTGCTATCCGTATTGATCGGCCTTTCGCTCGGCCTGCTCGGCGGCGGCGGTTCCATCCTGACCGTCCCCATCCTGACCTACGTTGCCGGCCTCAGCCCGCGTGAAGCGATCGCCTCCTCCCTGTTCGTAGTAGGCGTAACCTCGGCAGTCAGTGCCATCGGGCACGCCCGCAAGGGCCGGGTGAAATGGCGTACCGGTCTGATCTTCGGCGCGGCCGGCATGGTGGGCGCCTTTGGCGGCGGACTGCTGGGTGGCCGGATCCCCGGCACCATCCTGATGATCGCCTTTGCCCTGATGATGGTGGCCACCTCTGCAGCCATGATTCGCGGACGCAAAACCGTGAAGGCGGCAGGTGACGGTGAACTCCGCGTCGGCAAGGTGATCTTCGAGGGCCTGGTCGTCGGCCTGGTCACCGGCCTCGTGGGTGCCGGCGGCGGCTTCCTGGTGGTGCCCGCCCTCGCACTGCTGGGCGGACTGTCCATGCCGGTGGCCGTGGGCACCTCGCTGGTGGTCATTGCCATGAAGTCCTTCGCAGGCCTTGGCGGATACCTGACCACGGTGTCCCTAAATTGGCCCCTGATCGCAGCTGTCACCGTCGCCGCCATCCTGGGTTCGCTCATCGGCGCCCGGCTGGCCGGACGCATCCCGGAAGCTGCACTGCGGCGCGGGTTCGGCATCTTTGTCCTGGTCATGGGCATCTTCGTCCTGGCCCAGGAGCTGCTGGGCCTCCGCTGA
- a CDS encoding metal-sensitive transcriptional regulator produces the protein MQLDNTELAPVVNRLKRAQGQLAAVTRMLEEGRDCKDIVTQLAAVSKALDKAGFAIIAAGLEQCLTSEDGSMDKKDLEKLFLSLA, from the coding sequence ATGCAGCTCGATAACACTGAACTTGCCCCCGTCGTCAACCGGCTCAAGCGCGCGCAGGGCCAGCTGGCCGCCGTCACCCGGATGCTCGAGGAAGGCCGGGACTGCAAGGACATCGTCACGCAGCTCGCCGCCGTCTCGAAGGCCCTGGATAAGGCCGGATTCGCGATTATTGCTGCCGGGCTGGAACAGTGCCTGACCAGTGAGGATGGCTCCATGGACAAGAAGGATCTGGAAAAACTCTTCCTCTCCCTGGCCTGA